The following proteins are co-located in the Clupea harengus unplaced genomic scaffold, Ch_v2.0.2, whole genome shotgun sequence genome:
- the rrp8 gene encoding ribosomal RNA-processing protein 8: MFAEEEWNDTASAGTLTQCGITDSDSIKEKVTPRTGKKSLLRTLQTLGSVPDWTTCSAPKGSESEAEEAPPSHPKKKKKRCKKRKRGPLAQSPSEGGDNQDGDDIPQVIKKKKISPQAKASKNVNSAESVATEQVDEGTRNSIEKPLSRKQWRTRMKNKRKCKNKYQEKNPQESKSDTAQDCPSQEKGPDQNDTSSKQKEIEPRNVINVKPKKSRKAKEKGPKQVTKKDSSSKPISPSKTDEVLFVESLPDTSNITKDDLDQSLTKPSDKTEPLKPSDKRKLKEKQMRADKLRHMLNSQLSKGKAESAGDREESTEKDTEEEEDEAMKNEGQTLDRSSALRSKMEKRLEAARFRYINEVLYTTSSSEAKRMFQQDPKAFEVYHLGFTTQVQYWPENPVDAIISFICQKPMTLVVADFGCGDCKIARSVKNKVHSFDLAPTCDLVTVCDMAKVPLGNGTVDIAVFCLSLMGTNLNDFLAEANRVLVMGGVLKIAEVASRFENVRAFGSALSSLGFKLTSKDTNNNYFFLFEFVKVGDPPGNVKKAGLTLKPCMYKKR, encoded by the exons ATGTTTGCTGAAGAGGAATGGAATGATACTGCTTCGGCTGGGACTTTGACTCAGTGTGGCATTACAGACTCGGATTCAATCAAAGAAAAG GTAACACCAAGGACTGGCAAGAAGAGTTTGTTGAGAACTCTTCAAACTCTTGGATCAGTACCGGACTGGACCACTTGCTCTGCTCCAAAAGGCAGTGAGAGTGAAGCTGAGGAGGCCCCACCATCACATcctaagaaaaagaaaaaaagatgcaaaAAACGTAAAAGAGGTCCACTGGCTCAAAGTCCTTCAGAAGGAGGAGACAATCAGGATGGTGATGACATTCCCCAAGTtatcaaaaagaaaaagataagCCCTCAGGCTAAAG CCtccaaaaatgtaaacagtgcAGAATCAGTGGCAACTGAACAAGTGGATGAAGGAACCAGAAACAGTATTGAGAAGCCTCTCAGTCGCAAGCAGTGGAGGACTAGAATGAAGAACAAGAGGAAGTGCAAGAATAAATACCAGGAGAAGAACCCCCAGGAATCAAAATCAGATACAGCACAGGACTGCCCAAGCCAGGAGAAAGGACCTGACCAAAATGACACGTCTAGCAAGCAAAAAGAAATTGAACCTCGAAATGTAATTAATGTTAAGCCTAAGAAGTCCAGAAAGGCAAAGGAAAAAGGACCAAAACAGGTAACAAAGAAAGATAGTAGCTCTAAGCCTATTTCTCCCTCTAAAACAGATGAAGTGTTATTCGTGGAGAGCTTGCCTGACACTAGCAACATTACAAAAGATGATTTAGATCAAAGTCTAACTAAGCCATCAGACAAGACAGAGCCACTGAAGCCCTCTGACAAGAGGAAGCTGAAGGAGAAACAAATGCGAGCTGATAAGCTGAGGCACATGTTGAATAGTCAGCTTTCCAAGGGCAAAGCTGAGTCAgcaggggacagagaggaatCTACAGAGAAGGACAccgaagaggaggaagatgaggcgATGAAGAATGAAGGGCAGACTCTTGATCGCTCCTCTGCTTTGCGGTCTAAAATGGAGAAGCGCCTGGAGGCTGCCAGGTTCCGCTACATCAACGAGGTTCTATACACTACTTCAAGCAGCGAGGCCAAACGGATGTTTCAGCAGGATCCAAAGGCTTTTGAAGTCTACCATCTTGGCTTTACCACACAAGTTCAGTATTGGCCTGAAAATCCGGTGGATGCAATAATTTCCTTCATTTGTCAAAA GCCGATGACTCTCGTAGTTGCTGACTTTGGCTGTGGTGACTGCAAAATAGCACGCAGTGTGAAAAACAAAGTCCATAGCTTTGATCTGGCACCCACATGTGAccttgtgacagtgtgtgacaTGGCAAAA GTTCCTCTTGGTAATGGTACTGTGGATATTGCGgtgttctgtctctcacttaTGGGGACGAACCTAAATGACTTTCTCGCAGAGGCCAACAGAGTACTGGTTATGGG TGGAGTGCTGAAGATTGCTGAGGTGGCAAGTCGGTTTGAGAATGTGCGTGCCTTCGGAAGTGCACTATCAAGTCTTGGATTTAAGTTAACGTCTAAG GATACAAACAACAACTATTTCTTCCtctttgagtttgtgaaagTTGGTGATCCTCCTGGGAATGTTAAAAAAGCAGGACTGACACTAAAACCCTGCATGTACAAGAAACGATGA